A portion of the Stigmatella aurantiaca DW4/3-1 genome contains these proteins:
- a CDS encoding DJ-1/PfpI family protein, with translation MASSVVIVFPLYPHSTFLDFMGPQTALRLLPGTKLVFASVGGQPIQEGPLTLSALTRLEDVERCDVLCVPGGLCMEVMQDAVYMAAIRRLASTARYVTSVCTGSLILGMAGLLEGRRAACHWAMRDLLASFGAIPDAGRVVRDGHILTGGGITAGIDFGLTLAAELAGPVAAQSVQLLMEYAPEPPFNAGRPDTAPKEILEHVYSQGPLDIQADRATLQRVAGGYRGSRA, from the coding sequence ATGGCCTCGTCCGTCGTCATCGTCTTTCCGCTCTACCCGCACTCGACGTTCCTCGATTTCATGGGGCCTCAGACGGCACTCAGGCTGCTTCCCGGCACCAAGCTGGTGTTCGCCTCCGTGGGAGGGCAGCCGATCCAGGAGGGGCCGTTGACCCTTTCCGCCCTGACCCGGCTGGAGGACGTGGAGCGCTGTGATGTGCTCTGTGTGCCGGGCGGCCTGTGCATGGAGGTCATGCAGGACGCTGTCTACATGGCCGCGATCCGCCGGTTGGCCTCCACCGCGCGCTACGTGACGTCCGTGTGCACGGGCTCGCTGATCCTGGGGATGGCGGGTCTGCTCGAAGGCCGGCGCGCCGCGTGCCATTGGGCCATGCGTGACCTGCTGGCCAGCTTTGGCGCCATTCCCGATGCTGGCCGCGTGGTCCGTGACGGCCACATCTTGACCGGCGGAGGCATCACGGCGGGAATCGATTTCGGGTTGACGCTCGCCGCCGAACTGGCGGGCCCCGTTGCCGCTCAGTCGGTCCAGCTCTTGATGGAATACGCGCCAGAGCCCCCCTTCAACGCCGGCCGGCCCGACACGGCGCCGAAGGAGATTCTGGAGCACGTCTACAGCCAGGGGCCGCTCGATATCCAGGCGGACCGCGCCACCCTCCAGCGGGTGGCGGGGGGCTACCGTGGGAGCAGGGCATAA
- a CDS encoding GlxA family transcriptional regulator yields the protein MVRDIGLLAFPEFQILDLTGPASVFEGPGIFEKPAAYRLHPLSEHGGMLKSSSGVEILTQPLERTAFDTLLVVGGAGTLVAMESPALLQFVKAAATASRRVASVCTGAFILAAAGLLDGRRATTHWRQAALLQRLFPKVRVEAERIFIQDGSLWTSAGASTGIDLSLALLEEDLGLDASRATARDLVVYHRRPGGQSQFSTLLDLEPASDRIRLALAFAREHLHEPLTVERLAQAACLSPRQFGREFLAETGQTPAKAVERLRAETARMRIETSTEPIERIAQEVGFSDPERMRRACIRLFGQPPQALRRAARAA from the coding sequence ATGGTCCGAGACATTGGGTTGTTGGCCTTCCCCGAGTTCCAGATCCTCGATCTCACCGGGCCCGCCTCGGTGTTCGAGGGACCGGGCATCTTCGAGAAACCGGCGGCCTACCGGCTCCACCCCCTGTCCGAGCACGGGGGCATGCTCAAGAGTTCCTCGGGCGTGGAGATCCTGACCCAGCCACTCGAGAGGACTGCCTTTGACACGCTCCTGGTCGTGGGCGGGGCGGGCACCCTGGTGGCCATGGAGTCGCCCGCGCTGCTCCAGTTCGTGAAGGCCGCGGCCACAGCCTCCCGGCGGGTCGCCAGTGTCTGTACTGGCGCCTTCATTCTGGCCGCCGCGGGATTGCTCGACGGCCGGCGGGCCACCACCCACTGGAGACAGGCGGCCTTGCTGCAGCGCCTCTTCCCGAAAGTGCGCGTCGAGGCGGAGCGGATCTTCATCCAAGACGGCTCCCTCTGGACGTCCGCAGGGGCCAGCACCGGGATCGATCTCTCGCTGGCGCTGCTCGAGGAGGATCTCGGCCTCGACGCCTCACGTGCCACGGCGCGCGATCTGGTCGTCTACCATCGCCGCCCAGGCGGCCAATCCCAGTTCTCCACGTTGCTCGACCTCGAACCCGCCTCCGATCGCATCCGGCTGGCGCTGGCGTTCGCCCGCGAGCACCTGCATGAGCCGCTGACCGTGGAGCGGCTGGCCCAAGCTGCTTGTCTCAGCCCTCGCCAGTTCGGCCGGGAGTTCCTCGCCGAGACGGGACAGACCCCGGCCAAAGCCGTGGAGCGGCTGCGTGCCGAAACTGCCCGGATGCGGATCGAAACCAGCACCGAACCCATCGAGAGGATCGCCCAGGAGGTCGGCTTTTCCGATCCGGAGCGAATGCGCCGGGCCTGCATCCGGCTGTTCGGACAGCCGCCGCAGGCGCTCCGGCGGGCGGCACGCGCCGCCTGA
- a CDS encoding cellulose binding domain-containing protein has protein sequence MERNLDGWTTGYTNERIRFTPDSGESIQSSCDYATAGCANVTASVVQLSTPRPGASHYVELGFTSGAGSIAAGHDSGEVHLRFNKSNWSNFDETNDYSFDATKTAFTSWDRMTVFRGGVLVWGTEP, from the coding sequence GTGGAGCGGAACCTGGATGGCTGGACTACCGGCTACACCAACGAGCGGATCCGTTTCACGCCCGATTCAGGAGAGTCGATCCAGAGCTCGTGTGACTATGCCACCGCGGGCTGCGCGAATGTCACTGCCTCCGTGGTGCAGTTGTCCACGCCGAGGCCGGGCGCCTCGCACTATGTCGAGCTTGGCTTCACCTCGGGGGCGGGCTCGATCGCCGCGGGCCACGACAGTGGCGAGGTGCACCTCCGGTTCAACAAGAGCAACTGGTCCAACTTCGATGAGACCAATGACTACTCGTTCGATGCCACCAAGACCGCTTTCACCTCCTGGGACCGGATGACCGTGTTCCGCGGCGGCGTCCTGGTCTGGGGCACCGAGCCATAG
- a CDS encoding GH1 family beta-glucosidase — protein MRFPPGFLWGVSTSSYQIEGGAPDDGRGRSIWDTYCATPGKVARGDTGEVACDHYHRYAEDLDLLRNLGATVYRFSIMWPRVMPDGVGRLNPKGLDFYDRIVDGLLERGLRAWPCLYHWDLPQALQDRGGWANRDIVGWFAEYTAVMARRLGDRVDQWVTFNEPSVSAWVGYEEGRHAPGLTDPRAAIRAAHHLNLAHGRAVAVLRSLTPKAGIGLVIPVHKARPLPQFQERDGHLAALFEDKWNGVFLDPVYHGRYPASVEAKFASHVQPGDLEEIHQPIDFLGVNHYFPSYVQPAANGAWPFQHADPPLYFRRTETNWAIDGQAFYEALRNVQIRCGNPPVYVTENGGAFIDVPGPQGRVDDQDRIAYYREYLIGLQRAISEGADVRGFMPWSLLDNFEWALGYEKRFGLVHVDYRTQKRTPKASYGFMREVIATNALPGV, from the coding sequence ATGCGTTTCCCTCCAGGCTTTTTGTGGGGAGTCTCGACTTCCAGCTACCAGATCGAAGGAGGCGCTCCGGACGACGGGCGGGGACGGAGCATCTGGGACACCTACTGCGCCACGCCTGGCAAGGTCGCGCGGGGAGACACCGGTGAGGTGGCATGCGACCACTACCACCGCTATGCCGAGGACCTCGACCTGCTGCGGAACCTGGGCGCAACGGTCTACCGCTTCTCCATCATGTGGCCCCGGGTGATGCCGGACGGTGTCGGGAGGCTCAACCCCAAGGGGCTCGATTTCTACGACCGCATCGTCGACGGGTTGCTCGAGCGCGGCCTGCGCGCCTGGCCCTGCCTCTACCATTGGGACTTGCCGCAGGCGTTGCAGGACCGCGGGGGCTGGGCCAATCGCGACATCGTGGGCTGGTTCGCGGAGTACACCGCCGTCATGGCCCGGCGGCTCGGCGACCGCGTTGACCAGTGGGTCACCTTCAACGAGCCGAGCGTGTCGGCCTGGGTCGGCTACGAGGAAGGGCGCCATGCGCCCGGACTGACGGATCCCCGCGCGGCCATTCGCGCCGCGCACCACCTCAATCTGGCGCATGGACGGGCCGTCGCGGTGCTGCGCAGCCTGACGCCCAAGGCCGGCATCGGGCTGGTGATCCCGGTGCACAAGGCGCGTCCGCTGCCGCAATTCCAGGAGCGCGATGGCCACCTGGCCGCGCTCTTCGAGGACAAGTGGAACGGCGTCTTCCTCGATCCGGTCTACCACGGCCGCTACCCGGCCTCGGTGGAGGCGAAGTTCGCCAGCCACGTGCAGCCCGGAGACCTCGAGGAGATCCACCAGCCGATCGACTTTCTCGGCGTTAACCACTACTTCCCGAGCTACGTCCAGCCTGCGGCGAATGGCGCCTGGCCGTTCCAGCACGCCGACCCGCCGCTCTACTTCCGCCGCACCGAGACGAACTGGGCCATCGACGGCCAAGCGTTCTACGAGGCCCTCCGAAACGTTCAGATTCGCTGCGGCAATCCACCGGTCTACGTGACCGAGAATGGGGGTGCGTTTATCGACGTGCCCGGACCCCAAGGCCGGGTTGACGACCAAGACCGTATCGCCTATTACCGGGAGTACTTGATCGGATTGCAGCGCGCCATTTCAGAGGGAGCGGACGTGCGCGGCTTCATGCCCTGGTCGCTGCTCGACAACTTCGAATGGGCGCTCGGATATGAGAAGCGCTTCGGCCTCGTGCATGTGGACTACCGGACGCAGAAGCGGACCCCGAAAGCGTCCTACGGCTTCATGCGGGAAGTGATTGCCACCAACGCGCTGCCTGGCGTTTGA
- a CDS encoding LacI family DNA-binding transcriptional regulator: protein MTGGRANLRTLAEHLGLSISTVSRALKNGPEVRPETIERVKQAAAQFGYVPNIGGIHLRTGRTLKVCSILYAPEVGDYGEPGFLAQVEGMSNGLEKAGYNLIVLAQTGHQAPLESVRKVYDQRLADAIVFSRTTPMDERARFCLEKEFPFVSFGRTELQTPHAFVDHDDESAVFDAVVQMARGGHRRIVLLNPPGGLTYVGLRLRGYQRALAEVGLPWTESMVYQGDLSVRATREAVKQLLVREPSTTAFVCGNQMSIVGTLEALLENGMDTQRDGLSVVGFGGMPFLTLSEQRVTYYYQPQVRVGTILANHLTALLNGHPAETLQTVLPYVRIDDLRVFRTHHGFDPAKLPQQS from the coding sequence ATGACTGGGGGGCGAGCGAACCTCAGGACGCTGGCGGAGCATCTCGGGTTGTCCATCAGCACCGTCTCCCGGGCGCTGAAGAACGGACCCGAGGTCAGACCCGAGACAATCGAGCGGGTGAAGCAGGCCGCCGCCCAGTTCGGCTATGTGCCGAACATCGGCGGCATCCACCTGCGGACCGGCCGGACGCTCAAGGTCTGTTCGATCCTCTATGCGCCCGAAGTGGGCGACTACGGAGAACCGGGCTTCCTCGCCCAGGTCGAGGGCATGTCGAACGGCCTCGAGAAGGCGGGCTACAACCTGATCGTCCTGGCGCAGACGGGCCATCAGGCGCCCCTGGAGTCGGTCCGCAAGGTCTATGACCAACGGCTCGCCGACGCCATCGTCTTCTCCCGCACCACGCCCATGGATGAGCGGGCGCGGTTTTGCCTGGAGAAGGAGTTCCCGTTCGTGAGCTTCGGGCGGACCGAGCTGCAGACACCGCACGCCTTCGTCGACCATGACGACGAGAGCGCGGTCTTCGACGCGGTGGTGCAGATGGCCCGGGGTGGGCACCGGAGGATCGTCCTGCTCAACCCGCCCGGCGGGCTCACGTACGTGGGCTTGCGGCTGCGGGGCTATCAGCGGGCACTGGCCGAGGTGGGCCTGCCCTGGACCGAGTCCATGGTGTACCAGGGCGATCTGTCGGTACGGGCCACCCGGGAGGCCGTCAAGCAGCTGCTGGTGCGTGAGCCCTCGACGACGGCGTTCGTCTGCGGGAACCAGATGTCCATCGTGGGCACGCTGGAGGCGCTGCTCGAAAACGGCATGGACACCCAGAGGGACGGGCTGAGCGTTGTCGGCTTTGGCGGCATGCCGTTCCTCACCCTCTCCGAGCAACGCGTCACCTATTACTACCAGCCCCAGGTGCGCGTCGGCACCATCCTGGCCAACCATCTGACCGCCCTTCTGAATGGCCATCCCGCGGAGACCCTTCAAACGGTCCTGCCCTATGTGCGGATCGATGACCTGCGGGTGTTCCGCACGCACCATGGGTTCGATCCGGCCAAGCTGCCGCAGCAGTCTTGA
- a CDS encoding aminotransferase class V-fold PLP-dependent enzyme, which translates to MRIASQRHLFELPGDLTWLNCSYMSPQPLSVSAAGREALTRKASPWQVRPEDFFTDSEALRQLFARLVEADGEGVALVPSVSYGMAVAAANVPVREGQRLLVLAEEFPSNVYPWRELAGRSGGQVRTVPRPPDGNWTRALLAEMDERTALVAVPHCHWTDGGLVNLEPVGARAREVGAALLVDGTQSVGALPLSVARVQPDFLVTAGYKWLMGPFSQGYLYVAPRWRDGRPLEHNWLLRGGSEDFARLVDYRDDFQPGARRFDVGERSNLILVPMALAALRQVLAWGIADIQDTLGVLTRRVAQGAQALGLEVTPEAQRAGHLVGLKRPGGYAPSVLATLAARQIFVSVRGDRLRVSPHLYNTEADVDRLLEALGTLG; encoded by the coding sequence ATGCGAATTGCCTCGCAACGCCACCTCTTCGAGCTGCCCGGGGACCTCACCTGGCTCAACTGCTCATACATGTCGCCGCAGCCGCTCAGCGTGAGCGCAGCGGGGCGCGAGGCGCTCACACGCAAGGCGAGCCCCTGGCAGGTGCGTCCCGAGGACTTCTTCACCGATTCCGAGGCCCTGCGGCAGCTCTTCGCGCGCTTGGTGGAGGCAGACGGAGAAGGGGTGGCGTTGGTGCCTTCGGTGAGCTACGGCATGGCGGTGGCGGCGGCCAACGTGCCCGTGCGCGAGGGCCAGCGGCTGCTCGTGCTCGCCGAGGAGTTTCCCTCCAACGTGTACCCGTGGCGTGAGCTCGCCGGGCGCTCGGGCGGCCAGGTGCGGACCGTGCCCCGCCCCCCGGATGGAAATTGGACACGCGCCCTGCTCGCCGAGATGGACGAGCGCACGGCCCTCGTGGCGGTGCCCCACTGCCACTGGACGGACGGGGGGCTCGTGAATCTGGAGCCAGTGGGCGCCCGGGCCCGCGAGGTGGGCGCCGCGCTCTTGGTGGATGGGACTCAGTCCGTGGGCGCCCTGCCCTTGAGCGTGGCGCGGGTACAGCCGGACTTCCTCGTGACCGCGGGCTACAAGTGGCTCATGGGCCCCTTCAGCCAAGGGTACCTGTACGTGGCGCCGCGCTGGCGGGATGGACGGCCCCTGGAGCACAACTGGCTCCTGCGGGGAGGCAGCGAGGATTTCGCCCGGCTGGTGGACTACCGGGACGATTTCCAGCCGGGGGCGCGCCGCTTCGACGTGGGCGAGCGCAGCAACCTCATCCTGGTGCCCATGGCGCTCGCCGCCCTGCGCCAAGTGCTCGCCTGGGGCATCGCGGACATCCAGGACACGCTGGGCGTGCTGACCCGGCGGGTGGCGCAGGGCGCCCAGGCGCTGGGCCTGGAGGTGACCCCCGAAGCGCAGCGGGCCGGGCACCTGGTGGGGCTCAAGCGCCCGGGTGGGTACGCCCCCTCGGTGCTGGCGACGCTCGCGGCGCGTCAGATCTTCGTGAGCGTCCGTGGGGACCGCCTGCGGGTGTCCCCCCACCTCTACAACACGGAGGCGGATGTGGACCGCCTCCTCGAAGCGCTGGGAACGCTCGGTTAG
- a CDS encoding DUF1993 domain-containing protein produces the protein MSLSMYQASVPVFIRTLGQLSAILDKAAAYAEAKKINPQVLIQARLAPDMLPLSFQIQTATDTAKGCAARLAGIEMPSYADTEASFPELKARIAKTVTFLQGVSAAQIDSSEERNIVLKMGSREARFLGQAYLLTFALPNFYFHVTTAYAILRHNGVDIGKQDFLGNL, from the coding sequence ATGTCCCTGTCCATGTACCAGGCATCTGTTCCCGTTTTCATCCGCACGTTGGGCCAGCTGTCGGCGATCCTCGACAAGGCCGCGGCCTATGCCGAGGCGAAGAAGATCAACCCGCAGGTGTTGATCCAGGCCCGGCTGGCGCCCGACATGCTCCCCCTGTCGTTCCAAATTCAGACCGCCACCGATACCGCGAAGGGATGTGCAGCCCGCCTGGCGGGAATCGAGATGCCCAGCTATGCGGACACCGAGGCGTCCTTCCCCGAACTCAAGGCGCGCATTGCAAAGACAGTCACGTTCTTGCAAGGCGTGAGCGCGGCGCAGATCGACAGCAGCGAGGAGCGCAACATCGTCCTCAAGATGGGGAGCCGCGAGGCCCGCTTCCTGGGCCAGGCCTACCTGCTCACCTTCGCGCTGCCCAACTTCTATTTCCACGTCACCACGGCTTACGCCATCCTGCGTCACAACGGGGTGGACATCGGCAAGCAGGACTTCCTGGGCAACCTCTGA
- a CDS encoding cupin domain-containing protein, protein MGDTSVKKVEARHSPRGEMGQKYLVSGIRVSMRLWEDEKPGEPAPAVTRDYETVGYVLKGRAELHLEGQVLLLNAGDSWLVPRGASHTYKILETFSAIEATSPPATVHGRDEEASKPARA, encoded by the coding sequence ATGGGCGATACCAGCGTGAAGAAGGTCGAAGCGCGCCACTCTCCCCGAGGGGAGATGGGGCAGAAGTACCTCGTCTCGGGCATCCGCGTCTCCATGCGGCTGTGGGAAGACGAGAAGCCGGGTGAGCCTGCCCCCGCGGTGACCCGGGACTACGAGACGGTGGGCTACGTGCTGAAGGGCCGGGCCGAGCTGCACCTCGAGGGGCAAGTCCTGCTGCTCAACGCCGGCGACTCCTGGTTGGTGCCTCGCGGCGCCAGTCACACCTACAAGATCCTCGAGACGTTCTCCGCGATCGAGGCCACCAGTCCGCCGGCCACCGTGCATGGCCGCGACGAGGAGGCCTCGAAGCCCGCGCGGGCCTGA
- a CDS encoding cold-shock protein: MAIGTVKWFNDAKGFGFIAQENGEDVFCHHSAINMDGFRTLAEGQKVEFEVTRGPKGFQAQNVRAVG, encoded by the coding sequence ATGGCTATAGGGACTGTGAAGTGGTTCAATGACGCCAAGGGGTTCGGTTTCATCGCCCAAGAGAACGGGGAGGATGTGTTCTGCCATCACTCCGCGATCAACATGGATGGATTCCGGACGCTGGCCGAGGGACAGAAGGTGGAGTTTGAAGTGACGCGGGGGCCCAAAGGGTTCCAGGCCCAGAACGTTCGCGCTGTCGGCTGA
- a CDS encoding Spy/CpxP family protein refolding chaperone produces MWGFIVGTACLAGLIHTLRGGRHFGRHPGRWGWRGRMRWVFQRLDTSPGQEKVFVQAADDVSEAFGKLRGELSATRAAMARALRGEQFDSATLQELNARQDALMAEMREVLRTSMARIHEALDPRQRRELADLIEHGWGLESPSFRGHRRWQRAHPCCA; encoded by the coding sequence ATGTGGGGATTTATTGTGGGAACCGCTTGCCTGGCAGGCCTCATTCACACATTGAGAGGTGGTAGACACTTCGGGCGCCACCCTGGGCGCTGGGGCTGGCGAGGGCGGATGCGCTGGGTGTTCCAGCGGCTGGACACATCGCCCGGCCAGGAGAAGGTCTTCGTCCAGGCCGCCGACGACGTGTCCGAGGCCTTCGGCAAGCTGCGGGGCGAGCTGAGCGCCACCCGGGCGGCCATGGCCCGCGCCCTGCGGGGCGAGCAGTTCGATTCGGCCACGCTGCAGGAGTTGAATGCGCGGCAGGATGCCCTCATGGCGGAGATGCGCGAGGTGCTGCGCACCTCGATGGCCCGCATTCACGAAGCGTTGGATCCCCGCCAGCGCCGGGAACTGGCGGACCTCATCGAGCACGGCTGGGGCCTGGAGTCTCCCTCCTTCCGGGGACACCGCCGGTGGCAGCGCGCCCACCCCTGCTGCGCCTGA